Genomic segment of Esox lucius isolate fEsoLuc1 chromosome 15, fEsoLuc1.pri, whole genome shotgun sequence:
AAGAAGAGGGATAGGGGAGCTGTTGCTGGTTGAGGCTACGTGTGCCAATCGAGATGACATCGTTATTTGCGCTCACTTAAAAAGAGGGGAGAATGTCGTTCGCTGGTGGTTAGTCATGAAacagatagagagatggagtttTCAAAAGCGGAGGTTTATAGAAGATATTACCGTTCtcctagcagcaggatattatgctggcagcacaaactcagatattttttttcaaaatagaaGCTATCATTGAAATGCACTGCAATGTGTTTAATTCGGTAAACAAATTGTGACTTGTATTCGAAAGCAAGTTATATGATTTTCTTAAAGCAAAACCATAatgataaaaaacaaatatatgtatacattaaaagaattaagaaaaatattggAACAGACAATGTACAGACCGGATTGTAACATATATAGCTTTATAaaaaaactagacattgtgCTGTGGAACATGGCATTTGAGACTGTAAATGACACTGTAAATGAATTCTTTATACCCtagtgcagtggttcccaagttaactacggtcctcaagtacccccatcagtatacattttcattgtagctcCTGCcaatcacagctgattcaacttgtcaaccaATTATCAGGCtgtcattgagttgaattgagtgtgcttgtccagggctacaacaaaaatgtgctgttgggggtactcgaggaccggatttgggaaccactgccctaGTGAGTAATTCTCAAATGCCATGTTCCACAGCacaacttattttttttttgtaagtcaATTTGCATAGGTCAAATTCAGGTATAGTCTTGCACATTTTAGGCTTTATTATTgagatttaaattatttcatttttaacctatataataattgtattatttgcTCTTTGCATTCATTAGAAAACTTTTAATAATGTCCTATTTTTAAACTTCGCCATATTTAGAATGAATTATAACCCTATGCAGTGTATTGATGTTGGTGCTTTTATTTAGAAGGTTTACTCATTACAAAACCTAGCCAGGGTTTCTGGGAGTGCACCTAGGTAGGTCATGGTAGGTTGTGTTTTGAACCCTTGTCCTTCTGCTCTACAGAACAGTGCGCTAACCACTGCTCTAAACAGGACCTTCCTGTTAGATGAAGTGAAGAGTGGTGTTACAACATCAATATGTTataagtgattttctttctaacccaaactttaaccccagtgctgtaatgcctaactttaacccaaaccctaacctgaaccccagtgctgtgatatctaacccctaccaaaccttaacctaacctttttcgttttctaaccttactccaaaccttaaccccagtgctgtgatatctaaccctaaccttaaccccagtgctgtgatatctaaccctaaccttaaccccagtgctgtgatacctaatgTTAACCTAACTGTAATGTTAGAATGCATTCATTACATATTGTAGCAACCTTGGTAAGGTCATATCTCATCCCCTGATCTCCATAAACCCTGGTTGGAGCTGTGAATAAGGCACCCACCTTCAGGCCAGAATGATGCCGGTTTGAAACAGCTTGTATGTTTTGTGCAAATTTGTAATGAATGATGTTTTCGTACTGTTcgtaaaatatatgtttggtgtttgtgtcATATTATACGTTTTAATAGCATTTGTAACGTATACGTTGTAATAGAGTTCGtaagatacagttgtgctcaaaagtttgtgtccccttggagaattggtaatatacaggtgctggtcatataattagaatatcatcaaaaagtagatttatttcagtaattccattcaaaaagtgaaacttgtatacattcattccacacagactgatatatttcaagtgtttatttcttttaatttcgatgattataactgacaactaatggaaACCCCaaattcatccatccatccatccatccatccatcttcttccgcttatccggggccgggtcgcgggggcagcagtctaagcagggatgcccagacttccctctccccagacacttcctctagctcttccggggggacacagaggcgttcccaggccagccgggagacatagtccctccagcgtgtcctaggtcttccccggggtctcctcccggtgggacgggaccggaacaccttcccaggaaggcgttcctgaggcatccgaaacagatgcccaagccacctcagctgacccctctcgatgtgtaggagcagcggctctactctgagctcctcccgggtgaccgagcttctcaccctatctctaagggatcgcccggccaccctgcggagaaagctcatttcagccgcctgtatctgggatcttgtcctttcggtcatgacccaaagctcatgaccataggtgagagtaggaacgtagattgactggtaaatcgagagcttcgccttgcggctcagctcgttcttcaccacgacagaccgatacatcgactgcataactgcagaagctgcaccgatccgtctgtcaatctcccgttccatccttccctcactcgtgaacaagacccctagatacttaaactcctccacttgaggcaggcactctccaccaaccgactgaggaccatggcctcggatttggaggtactgattttcatccccaccgcttcacactcggctgcaaaccgtcccagtgcatgctgaaggtcctggttagaaggggccaacatgacaacatcatctgcaaagagcagagatgaaattgtgtggtccccaaacctgacaccctccggcccctggctgcgcctagaaattctgtccataaaataaaaattacgaaaagaaccggtgacaaagtgcagccctgccggagtccaacatgcacagggaacaagtctgacttactgccggcaatgcggaccaagctcctgcttcgtttgtacagggacctgacagcccttagcaaaggacccaggaccccatattcccgaagcaccctccacaagatgccgcgagggacacagtcgaatgccttctccaaatccacaaaacacatgtggattggttgggcaaactaccatgaaccctccaacaccccgtagagggtatagagctggtccagtgttccacggcccagacgaaaaccacactgttcctcctgaatccgaggttctactatcggccgtattctcccctccagaaccctggcatagactttcccggggaggctgagaagtgtgatccccctatagttggaacacaccctccggtcccccttcttaaaaagagcgaccaccaccccggtctgccatcccagaggcactgtcgcCGACAGTtcccccaaattcagtatctcagaaaatttgaattttgtaaataggttcaatattaaagacacctggtgccacactctaatcagctaattaactcaaaacacctgcaaaggcctttaaatggtctttcagactagttctgtaggctacacaatcatggggaagactgctgacttgacagctgtccaaaagacgaccattgacaacttgcacaaggagggcaagacacaaaaggtcattgctaaagaggctggctgtttacagagctctgtgtccaagcacattaatagagaggcgaagggaaggaaaagatgttgtagaaaaaagtgtacaaggaatagggataaccgcacactggagaggattgtgaaacaaaacccattaaaaaatgtgggggagattcacaatgtgtggactgcagctggagtcagtgcttcaagaaccaccacgcacagacatatgcaagacatgggtttcagctgtcgcattccttgtgtcaagtcactcttgaacaagagacagagtcagaagcatctcgccttgtctaaagacaaaaaggactggactgctgctgagcagtccaaagttatgttctctgatgaaagcaaattttgcatttcctttggaaatcttggtcccagagtctggaggaagagaggagaggcacagaatccacgttgcttgaagtccagtgtaaagtttccactgtcagtgatggtttggggcgccatgtcatctgctggtgttggtccactatgttttctgaggtccaaggtcaacgaaGCCGTCttccaggaagttttagagaacttcatgcttcctgctgctgaccaaatttatggagatgcagatttcattttccaaaagctaccagtacctggtttaaggaccatggtatcccagttttttattggccagcaaactcgcctgaccttaaccctatagaaaatctatggggtattgtgaaaaggaagatgcgatatgccagacccaatgTTACATCCCCTGTTCAAAATCCCTGTagtgttctgtgtatgtgtcttctCAGTACAGGTGACAATATTCTTCAACCAAGCTCATCAATGACTCCGCCTACCCCGTTACCCGGTTCAGCTGTTTCCACTCACCATCTGTCCCATCATGCATTTCTGAGCAGTATATGTACTTCTGGTTTTTtggtcattctctctctcactctccatccGTAAGGTTGTGTATGTGGTTTCTGGTTAGTTGTGAAGTGTTTTGTGGTTTTGCGTGGTTTGgagtgagagctgtgtgtgtggttgaattgTTTGTGGTTGTTTGTGGTTGAACTTTTGTTTGTACAACTGGTACGTTGTCTAACACTGTTATTTCCTCTTGTTTCTACAGGGAGTGAGGAGTAGTTTAGCCCTGCTCCGGAGTCTACATCCCTGCACGTAGGGTACCTCCCCTGTCTAGGCACACTAGTTACACCTGGCTGGGCCACCTACTGTAAGTTTGGGTAGGGCGCcctgacagtgtgccagattaGCTTCTGTGTTTTGGGTGGGAGTTAGGACAGGTAAGGGGGTGGGaggctgtttgtttctttctttgattTGGTACCGCCAGTTCTCCTCGTCTCCCTGATATTATTACCGTGGCTAAATAAAAGCCTGCTTTGTACGGtacttctgtgtgttgtgtccttACTCGCACTACGACCCCATACCCTTTTGCTGGCTGCAGGGCGTCCTTGTGCAGTGGCGTGGCTCCCACTCCCCTCCTGGGGAGGACAGAACGTAacacccaacaatgcagaagagctgaaggccactatcagagcaacctgggctctcataacacatgagcagtgccacagactgattgactccatgccacgtcgcattgctgcagtaatttagGCAAAAGGagtcccaactaagtattgagtgctgtacatggtcatacttttcatgttcatacttttcagttgaccaacatttctaaaaatattttttttgtattggtcttaagtaatattcaaattttgtgagatactgaatttgggttttttattagttgtcagttataatcatcgaaattaaaagaaataaacacttgaaatatatcagtctgtgtggaatgaatgtatacattatacaagtttcactttttgaatggaattactgaaataaatcaactttttgatgatattctaattttatgaccagcacctgtatgtaccatctctaaagaaaacatgagtgaacaggcaaaacacatttcttttatttcttatgggattcatacttaactgtattttataacagaatagcacaatcataaaactatGATTCACATTTATGTTGTGGTTTGTCTGGCTTAGAAAAAAATAGTAATCAGTCCCTTTCTTAGTGATGGGGGAAGAATAACAATTTCCAAGGACTCAAACATCTCCACAAGAGGGCATATTAATTgctctcaggatgatgtgcggTGTCTGGCTTGTGCCAGACATAGCGCTTAGCATTGCACACTGGCTACCACTGAGCTGTAGAAAATTAACTCCTTTAGAGTTAACATATGCCACTTGATGGCCTCCCTGACTTCTTCCCTTCACACTCTTatactcagtttttgaggatggcctgttaaagacagattcacagttaaGCAATATTCTCTCACTTTCTTAATAACGGTCTGTGCTTTGAGGGATATTGAATgacttggaaatgtttttatatcccACTCCTGATTGATGCTCCTAAATAACCTTATTTCAGATTTGCattgaatgttcctttgtcttcgTTATCTAGTCTTTtttaggaattgtactaaccaactgtgggatcTCCTTAAAAGTAGTAGTGTATTTAACCTGTaatcatgtgaaacactttGAGCTGATTTAAGTAGATTACCTGCAGTGCCTATAAAACCTGATCTTGTAATAATTAACAATGTATAAGTGACTTTGTCCTCATTCATGCTTGTTCATGCCTCAGTTTGGATCTacttataatataaaaacaaccaCGTTTCAGAATGGCGGGTGGAATAGAAAAACTCAGCCTGAAGCGAGAAGTTGGCCTTATTGGTGCTATTTCATTCATTGCCGGGACCATGATGGGATCAGGAATTTTTATGTCCCCTCAGTCTGTGCTGATCAATATAGGAAGCCCAGGAGGCAGTCTGGTGATCTGGGCAGCCTGTGGCGTACTGGCTACGTTGGGTTCCCTCTGCTATGCTGAACTGGGAACTGTCATTCCTGAATCTGGTGgagagtacatttattttctgaggATATTTGGCCAAATAATTGCCTTCATGTTTGCTTTCAGTTTTGTCATTGTGATGAGACCTGCTAGTGCAACTGGGATAGCATTGAGTTTTGCTGAATATGCAGTGGCTCCTTTCTACCATGACTGCACCCCTCCAGAGCTGGTGGTCAAGTGTGTGGCTGCAGCGGGTATTATGGTGTTAGCCATTGTACACAGCATGAATGTACGTTTGGCCATATTCATCCAAGTATTTTGTATGTGCTTCAAGCTGGTGGCCTTGACAGTAATCATTGTTGGAGGTTTGGTACTGCTGTTCAACGGGAACAGTAATCACTTTGAGGATTCCTTTAAGGGAAGCAATGTGGAAATCAGTTCCATTGGGATTTCTCTATATCAGGGTCTGTGGTCCTACGATGGCTGGAACACTTTGAATTATCTCACAGAAGAACTAAAATACCCTGAGGTAAGGAACAATTTATCAGTATTGTCTGGTGCCACAAGTCTGTATGCTTTATAGACTATTGTCTTCTTCTGTTCTACTGAGGTTACATGTCAGGGGAGAGGCCTGGtgaaaaaactgcaaaaaacaaataaatgaggCCATTTAGAATGAAAGTGAACAGATCAATATACTATGCATCTTGAGAACAGAGTACTAACTACTGTACATACTTTGCACCCACCATTAAGTATTCAAATGGTATTTGTGTTTTGGGTTCTTCTATTGACAGGTTATTCTGTTTCTTGAATCAATAAGCGGTCTGGccatgacaaaaaaacaaatgggCTTCAACTTGTAAATAGGCTAGTTTTTCCCAGTGCTGTGTCACTGTTAGCAGTGATATGATCCTCTCAGTCTGTCCTGTCATACATTGAAATTCCATTGGCAACACTGAACTCAGTGCAAGGAGCTCctgattgattgtgttgtaGGTGCCAAACATTGTTACCTAGGTTGCTTGGTTGTAAGCTACAGCAGGATATAATCTCAGCTGTGGCTAGGaataacaagaaaataatacatatttttaagaTAGTTTTTTAGGATGAACAACCCAGATAGCAAAACGTTTCAGTACACTTGCTATTCCCACCTTACCTATGCCCAAGGCTAtacatacctactgccagtggTGGACTTTTGTTTGCCACTGAAAGGAGTAAATCAAGTTTTATGCTATTGACTGTAATATGCCAGCTATTCAAATTATATACTGTAGCTGAAACATGGTCAAACAAGAAACAGGTGAGTACAGTTCTTGCATTATGGctgcaatacaaaaaaatgcatgAAACATATCAAAATATGCGGCAagatacaatatatttttatatactcacttaattttatatattttataataatcaATTGAGTTAGGCATGACCTTTCATTATGGGGAGAAGACAGTCCAACTTCTACTTTAAGTGTTATTTTCTTGATTGTGCTGTCCAAATTACATAGTTGTCCTGGTTCTTTAGTTCCTTGTTCCCTAACTGCCACCTCAAAAGATTGACTTGATaggaaatgtgtttcaacaatCACCGAGCTCTGTCTAGCTGTAAGGTATATTAGCTTTGGCTGACAGCTTTTATTAATAGTTAGCTAAGCTTTGTTCAATTCCTgtaacaattatatttttccaGCTTATGaccatatttattttctctgatgCCAGTAATTTGATTTTGCAGCTTGTTTAATGCTGTTTATCTTGTCCAATCTTTATTTTTCTAGCCCTgtggtatcgccatgatgacagtgACGGAGTGACTATATTGCTTGTTTATTGGTGCCATCTAGGCAATACTTGACTAGAAGTTGTTTCTTAATTCCGCTACTAGAATATGTTTAGGTGGAAATGCAACATTATGGGTTTGGTTAGgattgaaaaaaaatgtaactatGATAATTTACCATGCTACAAGCAGGTGTTAGCTGgtggattttcacacacacacacacaacaaattgGGACCAGCTGGAGAAGAGGGTCAGTGGGGAGGCACTGCTGGCCTTCTCTACTAACTAAGATGTGTAATAAAGTGTTTTTATCGAGGTAAGATGTCTCACGACATGAATGCCTACTCTCCATTactattttgaaaaaaagtgcCAATAAAGTTATGGGAAAACTGTTGCAAAAAACTATGGATGCTTCTCAGATTccaagcaaaaaaaattatattggcgacaaaaaaaatgaaatcattgATCATTTTAAATTAAGCAAACATGTTAACTTAGGCCCTAATGGGTGGGCCTACAAATGTTTAGTTGCAATGCTGGGCACACGTCCGCTAGGCACCATAATTAAAGAATCAGGAAGGAAACAAATCACCCTCCATGCAATGCTAGCTGGTGAAGCCAGGTGGCATTGCAGCAATATCACTTAGCTTTGCAGAATGTGGAACGTTTCTTCGAAGACTGTTCTTCTCCTCAGCTAATAGTGAAGTGTACTGCTGTTTCAGCCATGACTGTAGTCATTGCCAACATCTTGAAAATACGTTTAATTTTGAGATTTCAGGTGGCAAAACCATTTGCCCTGATGGAAATAGTAATCGGAGAAGTGTGATAATTGCACAAGGGAATGTTGCTGTACAACAAAGGTTTCCATGGTACAAACTTGGGCATGAGTTCGAAAGTGATGGCTTTTTACCAAGGTCCTTCACTGGATGGTGTAATTTGAACTGTGACAGACTAGTTTAAAAGACCTGAGGTTAAAATGCACTGTAATTCTGAGTCCTAAAATTATctttaagaaaatataatacACTTCTCCATCTTGCACCATTTCAGGTAAATCTGCCAAGGGCAGTTATGGTTTCCATCCCCATGGTAACCCTGCTGTATCTACTGGTCAATGTGAGCTACCTGTTTGCCTTGACGCCAAAAGAACTGATGTCATCAAGTGCAGTGGCTGTCACCTGGGGGTGAGAAAACTTGATTACGTTCACATGCCTTTATGTAATCTTGTTCAATGTGTGGTGAGCTGACAATAACCATGTTTAACCACTGCTTTTTTCAGGAAAATGTGAAGTCCAAGATAAGAGAAAGGGTTTGCTGTTGGGGCTGTACTTCTAGACCTAAGGAATGCTTTTCCCTTTTCAGAATGAGCAATGAGTTGTTCCCCACTTAAGACTTAATCTTGTAATGATTAACAATGTATAAGTGAATTTGTCCTCTTTCACAAACCTTGGTTGTTTGGGAGAAAAATAATTAAGGAATAATAACTGGCCTTGTATCTAGGAGGTTTTGGTTTGTACTAGTAAGATTGTTTTGCTGTTCTCTGTTCTAACAATTTCGAATACAATGACGTAGGTCAGCTAAGATGTGTGCGTGCCAAAAGGGTCAATACTGGGGCCCTTCCTGTTCAGTCTGTACATTAATGATCTGCTTTCTGTCTGTATTGGGTCTGAAGTTCaaacaagaacaaacaaaataacaagCTGCACAAGAACTCACTACTGTGATGGTCCAGGTTACAAAGTAGCTCAATGATTCATGTTTGCATCTCTGTGTGAAAAAAACTGTCTGTATACCTGGAGAACCCattgcaccaggatgcattattgGAAGGAGTCAAGCTGGCGGagtcagtgtgatgctttgggcaatgttctgctgggaaaccttgggtcttgCAATTCATGtcgatgttactttgacacgtaccatcttcctaaacattgttgcagaccatatgcACTCTATCATGgaaacagtattccctgatggcattggcctctttcagcaggataatgcaccctgccaagAAGCAGAAATGGTTtaggaatgatttgaggaacacaacaacgagttcaagatgttgacttggcctccaaattctccagatctcaatctaatcaagcatctgtgggatgtgctggacaaacaagtccgatcatggaggccccacctcacaacttactggacttaaaggatctgctgctaacgtcttcgtgccagataccacagcacaccttcagaggtctagtggagtccatgcctcaacgggtcagggctgttttggcggcaaaaggggaacCAACACAGTAttaggtcataatgttatgactgatcggtgtatatgtcAGGGGAGAAGCTCCAGGTGGTACCCGATTTGTGCCTTGGCATCATACTTGATTACAACCTTTCTTTTAACAAGAAAACAAATCAGACAAGCCTTCTTTGGCCGGCCCATGATTAAAAGGGATCAATGATTCTAACAGGGATTCAATCGGGGGTCTcttatgtgacagactgtgtctttaactactACCCCATTAAGCTATATGTGTGCAGAGATGTGGTGTAAAGACACATCAACATTATTAAACCAATTCGTAAATACTCCACGGTTGTCGACACTAGTTCCCTCCTTTAGCTAACTTCCAAACTAACAGCAAGTTGAACAGGGTTGCTACACTACACGCAAtgcgttaaattagaaagagattactgtagatggctagctatacagtaatgaaaacaatgactcgaatcactccatggctggttccagTACACTATGTGAAATCAGCTTTGTACATAGCAATCGAGAGGAATGTATTTGTTACCggtgcagtttgtccatcgcaatataaccataaagttATAAGTAAtttagctactgaagcttgtagccagttAAGTTTTAGTCTGGCcgtacagtacctataatgaaaacaatgactccaatcactccatggctggtttgtttctttagaaaacaaagacagttgaatagccaaccattacGCTATGTAAATCGAGATCTATATGTGCCTTGTCGGTGCAATTCTTCCATCGCAATATAATTGCATTatacaaatcctaatgcctaatttgttttgtccataGCGAGGATTGAACGCCAGTCACCTACATGGCAGTTCGCGTCTCCAACCACTATGCCATTTAaaaatgggtagtcagtcagccagccactcactcactcagtaagagacatttgctcttcttcgCTTACGCTGTCCGTACAAAAGCAGGTGAAAAAGGTAACTCAAGAAAACTAAAAGCTAATTTACAATTTATATGAAATTGTTTGACTGTAGAGGTAGCAAAACTATGATACTCCCTCACTTAACATACTGATTGACTAGTTGGGCCCAATCTTGCAGTTCAACATTAAAACCTATCCAGTCAGTGTCTCAGAGTGCTTGTTACATCCTCAGAAAGCATGAGCTTTTGACTTTTGTTAAACAGAAAACCCAAACACATAGCAGCAGATCCACAAGATCTTCCATGAGAGGTGACTGTATAGTTCCCTTAAGGAAAAGCACCTTTAGTCAATCTGCTTCCTCTTTTAGAGCTTTCCATGTCTGGAACACACTGttatcagacacacacaactgcaccatctatcacaccttcacaacAAACCTGAAGACATGGCTAATGGCCAATGAGACTTGTGAACATAATACCTAGCTGTGTATTGCTGCTTTCCCTGTTGCCAGTAGTTTGAGAGGTGTGTGAACACTTtgctgtttttatgtattttgatGCTTGTTGTGATATTTCTCTGTCTGCATGCTACGTGTTGCTCATCCGATGTTGCTCAGCATGTGTTCACTGCTTGTCTgtattgttattgtacttgttTATAATAACCTGCACAGGGACTGCGGTTGAAAATTAGCCGACTGACTAAAACCGTCACTTTTACTGAAATGTTGATTGATGTGCACTTTCCCAGTaaaaataacaagaaaccaggcaagcctagttcagccggctcATAATAGATAGTGTTGCCCTCTCGAGATTTAAACCTGGTTTCCCACATGAAAAGcagtgtcattaaccactacaccacagagcttcTTGTGTCTATCCTAAAAAAAATCCTCTTATGCCATTGGCCATTATAACAGTTAATTGCCCAATAgcgaattacattgatacagttaaactgactgacgtttcttactaagtttacctcaccacaaatagtatatgtatggcgtttgccactggccattttaacagtgtattaccCATtgataagctttaccggtatctaccaact
This window contains:
- the LOC114828778 gene encoding b(0,+)-type amino acid transporter 1-like isoform X4, translated to MAGGIEKLSLKREVGLIGAISFIAGTMMGSGIFMSPQSVLINIGSPGGSLVIWAACGVLATLGSLCYAELGTVIPESGGEYIYFLRIFGQIIAFMFAFSFVIVMRPASATGIALSFAEYAVAPFYHDCTPPELVVKCVAAAGIMVLAIVHSMNVRLAIFIQVFCMCFKLVALTVIIVGGLVLLFNGNSNHFEDSFKGSNVEISSIGISLYQGLWSYDGWNTLNYLTEELKYPEVNLPRAVMVSIPMVTLLYLLVNVSYLFALTPKELMSSSAVAVTWGFTAWFFYAITLSGLLYLKIKKPELPRPYKVPVVIPILVLLAAIFLVLAPVIDNPALEYLYVTLFIFSGVLVYVLFIQYKICLGLLEKLTVFLQLFLEVAPAEKNL
- the LOC114828778 gene encoding b(0,+)-type amino acid transporter 1-like isoform X3 — protein: MAGGIEKLSLKREVGLIGAISFIAGTMMGSGIFMSPQSVLINIGSPGGSLVIWAACGVLATLGSLCYAELGTVIPESGGEYIYFLRIFGQIIAFMFAFSFVIVMRPASATGIALSFAEYAVAPFYHDCTPPELVVKCVAAAGIMVLAIVHSMNVRLAIFIQVFCMCFKLVALTVIIVGGLVLLFNGNSNHFEDSFKGSNVEISSIGISLYQGLWSYDGWNTLNYLTEELKYPEVNLPRAVMVSIPMVTLLYLLVNVSYLFALTPKELMSSSAVAVTWGNKVLGSWGWVMSIAAALSAFGSLNGTFFSGGRLCFVAAREGHLPDILAMAHVNRLTPSPALIFTTAISLLVLIPGDFQSIVNFFSFTAWFFYAITLSGLLYLKIKKPELPRPYKGRRGRCIVRAARGYTCP
- the LOC114828778 gene encoding b(0,+)-type amino acid transporter 1-like isoform X1, which translates into the protein MAGGIEKLSLKREVGLIGAISFIAGTMMGSGIFMSPQSVLINIGSPGGSLVIWAACGVLATLGSLCYAELGTVIPESGGEYIYFLRIFGQIIAFMFAFSFVIVMRPASATGIALSFAEYAVAPFYHDCTPPELVVKCVAAAGIMVLAIVHSMNVRLAIFIQVFCMCFKLVALTVIIVGGLVLLFNGNSNHFEDSFKGSNVEISSIGISLYQGLWSYDGWNTLNYLTEELKYPEVNLPRAVMVSIPMVTLLYLLVNVSYLFALTPKELMSSSAVAVTWGNKVLGSWGWVMSIAAALSAFGSLNGTFFSGGRLCFVAAREGHLPDILAMAHVNRLTPSPALIFTTAISLLVLIPGDFQSIVNFFSFTAWFFYAITLSGLLYLKIKKPELPRPYKVPVVIPILVLLAAIFLVLAPVIDNPALEYLYVTLFIFSGVLVYVLFIQYKICLGLLEKLTVFLQLFLEVAPAEKNL
- the LOC114828778 gene encoding b(0,+)-type amino acid transporter 1-like isoform X2, with protein sequence MAGGIEKLSLKREVGLIGAISFIAGTMMGSGIFMSPQSVLINIGSPGGSLVIWAACGVLATLGSLCYAELGTVIPESGGEYIYFLRIFGQIIAFMFAFSFVIVMRPASATGIALSFAEYAVAPFYHDCTPPELVVKCVAAAGIMVLAIVHSMNVRLAIFIQVFCMCFKLVALTVIIVGGLVLLFNGNSNHFEDSFKGSNVEISSIGISLYQGLWSYDGWNTLNYLTEELKYPEVNLPRAVMVSIPMVTLLYLLVNVSYLFALTPKELMSSSAVAVTWGNKVLGSWGWVMSIAAALSAFGSLNGTFFSGGRLCFVAAREGHLPDILAMAHVNRLTPSPALIFTTAISLLVLIPGDFQSIVNFFSFTAWFFYAITLSGLLYLKIKKPELPRPYKVPVVIPILVLLAAIFLVLAPVIDNPAIEYLYVTLFIFSSVLVYVPFIHYKICPGLLEKLTVFLQLFLEVAPADKNL